TATTGATGTACAAAGTGGTATGAATCTTTCTGAGGCGATGCGGAAATATCCTGATTGCTTTGATGGTTTATATGTCAGTATGGTTGAGGCTGGGGAAGTTGGTGGTGTTTTGGATGAAGTGCTAAATCGTTTAGCCAAGTTGTTGGAGGATATTGCTCGATTACAAAACCAAATTAAGTCAGCATTGGCTTATCCTGTTGTTGTGGGATTTTTGGCGATCGCCATCTTTCTTGCTATGACGATTTTTATCATCCCTATTTTTGCCAATATTTATAAAGAATTGGGTACTGAGTTACCTGCTTTGACGCAATTTATGCTGCAGCTAAGTGAAGTGTTAAGAAGTTGTTGGCTTTTGGTGATTATCGGCGTTATCACAGCAGGTATCGCCTATCGACTGTACTACAAAAGTCAGGTTGGACGTGAAACCATAGACCGTCTTTTGCTGAAGATACCGTTGTTTGGTGAGTTAGTCCAAAAATCATCAGTTGCCCGTTTTAGCCGTACCTTTGGTTCTTTGACTCGTTCAGGAGTACCAATTCTGACTTCGTTGGAAATTGTGCGGGATACCTCAGGAAACCAGGTAGTTGCTAAGGCTATTGATACTGCGCGTGTAGAAATTCAACAAGGAGGTATGATTAGCATTGCCTTGCAAAAAGAGAAAGTTTTTCCTCCAATGGCAATTCAGATGATTAGTATCGGAGAAGAAACTGGTGAATTAGATGTTATGTTGATGAAAATTGCTGATTTCTACGAAGATGAAGTGGAACAAACAGTCAAAGCACTAACCAGCATTTTGGAACCGATTATGATTGTCGTTTTGGGGGGGATGATTGGTACAATTTTACTCTCTATGTACCTGCCTATGTTTAAGGTGTTTGATAAGCTTGGGTGATTATCAGTTATCAGTTATCAGTTATCAGTTATCAGTACTTGTTGTCGTCTGAAACCTTGATAATTGTTCACTGTTTACTGTTCACTGTTCACTGATAACTGTTGATATCATGTCACAACTGCAACGAATCGCAATAGCACCATCCCAACTTCAACAAGAACAAATATTGCTGACGAAAGAACAACAACATTATCTGGAACGTGTTTTGCGCTTGCGCGGTGGCGATCGCTTTATTGCAATAAATGGCAAGGGTAAATGGTGGTTGGCGCAGTTGGAAGGAGAAAAAGCACAAATTTTAGAGTCGCTAACGGTGGAAACGGAGTTACCTGTATCCATAACGTTGATGGTAGCTTTGCCCAAAGGAAATGGATTTGATGATGTGGTGCGGTGTTGTACTGAGTTGGGAGTCGCGGTTATTGTTCCGGTTGTGAGCGATCGCACTTTACTTGATCCTAGTCCTCAAAAACTCCAACGCTGGCTGCGCATTGCACAAGAAGCTGCTGAGCAATCAGAGCGTTCTTTTGTGCCTACAATATTAGAACCCGTTTCTTTTATAACTAGTCTTGCCACACAGACAGCAAATTTCCCTTCGGGGAGAACCTCCGGTTCCGCTGCGCTAACGCAGTCGCCTACGGAGAAGCCAGTACTGCGGGAGGGGAGCCAGTCCGTTGCGGGGGTTCCCCCCGTTGTAGGACCTGGCGTTTTCCCTCCGCAGGTATCTGGCGTTGGAAAGCCGTCATTCGCGCTGTCTCACCGTTACATTTGTGAGGCTCGTGGCAGTTATCCTCATTTAACAGAGGCAATCAATCAAGTTTCTACAACATCTGAGATTATCATTGCTACTGGACCAGAGGGAGGATGGACAGATAAAGAATTGAAGCACGCTATTGAGGCTGGATTTCAACCTGTTTCCCTCGGGCGTCGCATCTTGCGAGCAGTCACAGCCCCAATTGTTGCCTTATCTGTTGTGGCAGCACAGTTAGAATCGGTGGCATTCAATGGCGCAAGCTAAAAACAGTATACATGATTGCGGGGACAGCTTTAGATATAATACTAAATACTTTTATATATAAGTAGTTACTTTTTTATAAATCTTATCAATTAACAGTAGGGTGAGCAACGCCCACCCTAAACAAAATCCAAAGGCTACTTAGAGGTTTTGACTTGATTTGCCATGTCTAAGAAAGAACTCATGTTCGCACCGGGACGACGACGACCATTGCTAGTATTAGGTACAGCGAGATATTTTGGTGCAAAAGTCGTTTCAGTTGGCTCCTTTTGAATTATTGCTTTGGCTTTTTGTGAGTTCACAGGCTCAGGCTTAGCACCAACTGCACCCTGTGTTAACTGAACATTAGGTTTTCCCTCAGCAGCAGCATCTTTTGTTCCATTGTTTGTGTCTGCTTGTTTTGGGGCAGACTTAGCCGTTTTCTTAGCCTTGGATGCGGCTGGTTTTGCGGCTTCTTGAGCTTTGGATGCGGCTGGTTGTGCGGCTTCTTGAGCTTTAGATGTGACTGAGCCAACGGCTTCTTGAGCTTTGGATGTGACTGGTTCAACCGCTTCTTGAGCCTTAGCTACTACTGAGCCAACGGCTTCTTGAGCTTTGGATGTGACTGGTTCAACTGCTTCTTGAGCTTTCGAGACTACTGAGCCAACGGCTTCTTGAGCTTTGGATACTGCTTGCTTGGCTGCTTCTTTGGTTGCTTCAGCGGCTTCATCGAGCTCTAGGTAGTAGCCGTTCTTCTTTTTACCCAAAAGCCCAGTAAAGAAATTCGGAACCCCAGTGATTAAATTTTTGAAACCGTTCATTAGAAATTCTCCTGCCTCTTATACCTGGAATGTGACCGTAATCCTTAGAAAATCACGGAATATGTTTAATTTTTATCAAGATATTCTTGACCCACCCATTTGCGTATACAACCAGTTACGGTGACAGCTTTCATAAAGTGGCTATGACTAAACAGGGCTAGTGCTTTTTACTCTTTACTTTCAGGCACTTGCCACCTTTAAACAGTTAGGTTTTATTATTAAATTTTACTGTAACTTGAAGCAATATTTCGAGAGTCTACTTAAAAAAAGTTAACTTATACTTTCAGATATGCGTATCGACTCTTGAAAGCACCCATTAAGCG
This portion of the Brasilonema sennae CENA114 genome encodes:
- a CDS encoding type II secretion system F family protein, whose translation is MPTFVARFKDSRGKSKREKVVANSLAQARISLRQQGYIVQDIKKESQGFDFKQLQTKFMYVSVKDKAVFSRQFAALVNAGVAIVRSLSVLAQQCSNPKLKQAILGINIDVQSGMNLSEAMRKYPDCFDGLYVSMVEAGEVGGVLDEVLNRLAKLLEDIARLQNQIKSALAYPVVVGFLAIAIFLAMTIFIIPIFANIYKELGTELPALTQFMLQLSEVLRSCWLLVIIGVITAGIAYRLYYKSQVGRETIDRLLLKIPLFGELVQKSSVARFSRTFGSLTRSGVPILTSLEIVRDTSGNQVVAKAIDTARVEIQQGGMISIALQKEKVFPPMAIQMISIGEETGELDVMLMKIADFYEDEVEQTVKALTSILEPIMIVVLGGMIGTILLSMYLPMFKVFDKLG
- a CDS encoding RsmE family RNA methyltransferase, which encodes MSQLQRIAIAPSQLQQEQILLTKEQQHYLERVLRLRGGDRFIAINGKGKWWLAQLEGEKAQILESLTVETELPVSITLMVALPKGNGFDDVVRCCTELGVAVIVPVVSDRTLLDPSPQKLQRWLRIAQEAAEQSERSFVPTILEPVSFITSLATQTANFPSGRTSGSAALTQSPTEKPVLREGSQSVAGVPPVVGPGVFPPQVSGVGKPSFALSHRYICEARGSYPHLTEAINQVSTTSEIIIATGPEGGWTDKELKHAIEAGFQPVSLGRRILRAVTAPIVALSVVAAQLESVAFNGAS